Proteins found in one Deinococcus hopiensis KR-140 genomic segment:
- the istA gene encoding IS21 family transposase — protein sequence MRRIIELKAAGQTVSGIARQLDLSRNTVKKYLRDPGLPQPKSRRKKGSKLDSHIPYLTGRIEQGVLSAVVLFREVQERGYNGQYTVVKDFVRPFRRTHVSASRVTTRFETDPGEQAQVDFGRYSYINLEGQTRSIWAFVMVLGWSRALYVEFIRKADTASFIRCHLNAFAYFGGMTQTILYDNTKQVVLERDEAGQPVWNPQFLDFSLRLGFAIRLCRPYRPRTKGKVESGVGYVEKNFWLGAKFVDDADLNRQARHWLDHVANVRTHGTTREKPCERLVVERPAFRPLPSLESLSVFVREPRKVGWDGFVSYGGNFYGVPWRYAGQTVDVQANNLEVQVFSGSTRIAVHPRSAQRGARFLVEAQYDGLPVPGDDAPRRRALLASQTEGLPEMEVEQRSLAEYDALVAVGTTATLEEVLATVFREEEA from the coding sequence GTGCGACGCATCATCGAACTCAAGGCCGCTGGTCAGACCGTCAGTGGGATCGCCCGTCAACTTGACCTGAGCCGCAACACCGTCAAGAAGTACCTGCGAGATCCCGGCCTACCCCAACCCAAATCGCGTCGCAAGAAGGGAAGCAAGCTCGATTCGCACATCCCCTACCTCACCGGTCGAATTGAGCAGGGTGTGCTGAGCGCCGTGGTGCTGTTCCGCGAGGTCCAGGAGCGGGGATACAACGGGCAGTACACGGTGGTCAAGGACTTCGTGCGCCCATTTCGGCGGACACATGTGTCCGCCAGCCGTGTCACCACTCGCTTCGAGACCGATCCAGGGGAACAGGCCCAGGTCGATTTCGGACGGTACAGCTACATCAACCTGGAGGGGCAGACCCGGTCCATCTGGGCCTTCGTGATGGTGCTGGGATGGTCCCGCGCGCTGTACGTCGAGTTCATCCGCAAGGCCGACACGGCCAGCTTCATCCGGTGCCACCTCAACGCGTTCGCCTATTTCGGCGGAATGACCCAGACCATCCTGTACGACAACACCAAGCAGGTTGTGCTGGAACGCGACGAGGCCGGTCAGCCGGTCTGGAATCCCCAGTTCCTGGATTTCTCCTTGCGGCTTGGCTTTGCCATTCGGCTCTGCCGCCCCTACCGACCACGCACCAAGGGCAAGGTGGAGAGCGGCGTCGGGTACGTCGAGAAGAACTTCTGGCTAGGCGCGAAGTTCGTGGACGATGCCGATCTCAACCGTCAAGCCAGGCACTGGCTTGACCATGTGGCGAACGTCAGAACCCACGGTACCACCCGCGAAAAGCCCTGCGAGCGACTTGTGGTGGAACGGCCTGCCTTCAGACCCTTACCTTCACTGGAATCTTTATCGGTGTTCGTGCGGGAACCCCGCAAAGTCGGTTGGGACGGGTTCGTATCGTACGGTGGGAATTTCTACGGCGTCCCCTGGCGCTATGCCGGACAGACCGTCGACGTGCAGGCCAACAACCTGGAAGTGCAGGTGTTCAGCGGTTCCACCCGGATTGCTGTCCATCCACGGTCCGCCCAGCGAGGAGCGCGCTTCCTGGTGGAAGCGCAGTACGACGGCCTGCCTGTACCGGGTGACGATGCACCACGGCGGCGCGCCTTACTGGCATCCCAGACCGAAGGCTTGCCGGAGATGGAGGTCGAACAGCGGTCCCTGGCTGAGTACGACGCGCTGGTCGCAGTCGGCACCACGGCGACGCTGGAAGAGGTGTTGGCGACTGTCTTTCGGGAGGAGGAAGCATGA
- a CDS encoding plasmid pRiA4b ORF-3 family protein yields MPVTPEALLQLKITLQGLRPAIWRRVAVPANATFAGLHGVIQGAMGWENYHLHSFSQDQREIAGRRRLYEVFDQVRAKLEYLYDFGDSQLHRAALEKVLPADPEDRQPRVLAGEHACPPKDCGGVWGYVELLEILDDSTHPEYDERLAWVGGAWDPEQFDLKEANARLPRLRLPKS; encoded by the coding sequence GTGCCGGTAACGCCAGAGGCCTTGCTGCAGCTGAAGATCACGCTCCAGGGCCTGCGTCCAGCGATCTGGCGTCGCGTCGCGGTTCCCGCGAACGCGACGTTTGCCGGGCTGCACGGCGTGATTCAAGGCGCGATGGGCTGGGAGAATTATCACTTGCACAGCTTTAGTCAGGATCAGCGGGAGATTGCGGGCCGACGGCGTTTGTACGAGGTGTTCGACCAGGTACGGGCCAAATTGGAGTACTTGTACGACTTTGGGGACTCCCAGTTGCATCGGGCCGCGCTGGAGAAAGTGTTGCCCGCCGATCCGGAGGATCGGCAACCCAGGGTTCTTGCAGGAGAACACGCCTGTCCGCCGAAGGACTGCGGCGGCGTGTGGGGGTACGTAGAGTTGCTTGAAATCCTGGACGATTCCACTCATCCGGAGTACGACGAGCGGCTCGCCTGGGTGGGGGGAGCATGGGACCCTGAGCAGTTCGACCTGAAAGAAGCAAACGCACGGCTACCCAGACTGCGGTTGCCCAAGTCCTGA
- a CDS encoding transposase, translated as MAQRIWALPFLTALVPSERYHQQRGHRHKTLLDWARQMLRLVQRWCPGRELIVVADSAYASIAWLHDLRQGHPITGACTRLRLDAALYEPAPERQAG; from the coding sequence ATGGCACAACGCATCTGGGCCTTACCGTTCTTGACGGCTCTCGTGCCGTCAGAGCGGTACCACCAGCAACGTGGACATCGGCACAAAACCCTGCTGGACTGGGCACGGCAGATGCTGCGCCTCGTTCAACGCTGGTGTCCTGGACGTGAGCTGATCGTCGTGGCTGACAGCGCCTACGCATCGATAGCCTGGCTTCACGACCTCCGCCAAGGTCATCCCATCACGGGGGCCTGCACCCGACTGCGTCTGGACGCCGCTCTCTACGAACCCGCGCCCGAACGTCAAGCCGGCTAG
- a CDS encoding transposase yields the protein MIPGSARTTAQMNRARWSSLHASRVLLGLLVTTFVPTVPLVLGLDDTIERRTGVKISAKGIYRDPVRSSHGHFVKASGLRWLSLMLLTPVPWHNASGPYRS from the coding sequence ATGATTCCAGGGTCAGCACGTACCACCGCCCAGATGAACCGAGCCCGTTGGTCGAGCCTCCACGCCAGTCGCGTCCTGCTGGGGTTGTTGGTCACCACCTTTGTCCCTACTGTACCGCTTGTCCTCGGTTTAGACGACACCATTGAACGTCGAACGGGCGTAAAAATCAGCGCCAAGGGCATTTACCGCGATCCCGTTCGTTCCAGCCATGGTCACTTTGTGAAAGCCAGTGGTCTTCGCTGGCTGAGCCTGATGTTGCTGACTCCTGTTCCATGGCACAACGCATCTGGGCCTTACCGTTCTTGA
- a CDS encoding transposase, with protein MKNPRLGANQHDSTVLSGPPDAVVVAAPVEQEQRRLLLDRGYDTPACRQLAMDQGLVAHIPKTSAAAQPIPAPGDPQRHPPRRPVVEVGHSWFNRFRRLQTRWEKRQDLYLGFVELTACLITWRKLAPVARLKRSSGQALSSTLAIAGGNRVLLVPVRLEHVSSASVVHSQC; from the coding sequence ATGAAGAACCCCCGGCTGGGTGCCAATCAACATGACAGCACGGTGCTCAGCGGGCCCCCCGATGCTGTCGTCGTTGCTGCTCCTGTAGAGCAGGAACAGCGCCGTCTCCTGCTGGACCGTGGGTACGACACGCCTGCGTGTCGTCAACTGGCCATGGATCAAGGTCTGGTCGCGCACATCCCCAAGACATCGGCGGCCGCTCAGCCCATTCCTGCTCCTGGTGATCCACAACGGCACCCACCTCGGCGGCCGGTGGTTGAGGTGGGTCACAGTTGGTTCAACCGTTTCCGTCGCCTCCAGACGCGCTGGGAGAAGCGGCAAGACCTCTATCTCGGCTTTGTCGAGTTGACCGCTTGCCTCATCACCTGGCGCAAACTTGCCCCCGTTGCTCGTCTCAAAAGGTCTTCCGGACAGGCTCTCAGCTCGACTTTGGCCATTGCTGGGGGCAACAGGGTGCTGTTGGTCCCTGTCAGACTTGAGCATGTGAGCTCTGCCTCAGTGGTTCACTCGCAGTGTTGA
- a CDS encoding DUF6463 family protein, which yields MLIVVSLVHLLLALGNVLLHLPALTLGAFWEALDPSLTPAPSRGQVACWSTFGSFAFPELFWGWLLIRQSSLSPAVARQCGGMLLALTLCQVALVPISGFWLNLLPAALILVASLPSRRLIDTGLNRRRVVG from the coding sequence ATGTTGATCGTGGTTTCCCTGGTGCACCTGCTGCTTGCGCTGGGAAACGTCCTGCTCCACCTGCCTGCCCTCACCCTGGGTGCATTTTGGGAAGCTCTCGACCCTTCCTTAACGCCCGCGCCTTCTCGAGGACAAGTGGCGTGCTGGAGCACGTTCGGGAGTTTTGCCTTTCCGGAGCTGTTCTGGGGTTGGCTCCTGATTCGGCAGTCCTCTTTGTCGCCTGCTGTTGCCCGCCAGTGTGGGGGGATGCTCCTGGCCTTGACCCTCTGTCAGGTCGCGCTTGTTCCCATAAGCGGGTTTTGGCTTAACCTTTTGCCTGCCGCTTTAATACTCGTCGCCAGCTTACCAAGTCGCCGGCTTATTGATACCGGCTTGAATCGGAGACGAGTGGTAGGCTGA
- a CDS encoding IS630 family transposase gives MVQVWRPSRLSRAQLEERRLYVQQLLQDPEVTDRVIAETVGVAESTVRTWKQRLRERGSLEATRATGPRRRLTAEQLKQLQALLEAGSKAAGYKDERWTTSRVREVIGVQFEVWYHVDHVRKVLHQLGCPPQKPDPRAMERDEQAVQTWVQTVRPELEKKVAQGATLVFVDESGFSLKPTVTRTWAPRGQTPIIHAKAGWDKLSTLGAVTTRGQFLQHTIPGAVRGPQVLAFFEHLLRHIKGDLIVVLDNARIHHTKALRAFVEQQQRLTIQYLPPYAPELNPIEHLWAYVKGHLLGNFCPKDQGELKDRLNFAWRRLRASQLPAKLTHAYCSSQT, from the coding sequence ATGGTGCAGGTCTGGCGACCCTCAAGGCTGAGCCGCGCGCAACTCGAAGAACGACGGCTGTATGTGCAGCAACTTCTCCAGGATCCTGAAGTGACCGACCGCGTCATCGCTGAGACCGTCGGTGTTGCGGAAAGTACGGTCAGGACCTGGAAACAGCGACTCCGAGAACGAGGCAGTCTGGAGGCGACGCGGGCCACTGGTCCTCGGCGTCGCCTCACTGCTGAACAACTCAAGCAGCTCCAAGCCCTACTCGAGGCGGGTTCGAAGGCCGCGGGGTATAAGGATGAGCGCTGGACAACCTCCCGCGTGCGGGAGGTGATCGGGGTGCAATTTGAGGTGTGGTACCACGTCGATCACGTGAGGAAGGTACTCCATCAGCTGGGCTGCCCTCCTCAGAAGCCCGATCCACGCGCGATGGAGCGTGACGAACAAGCCGTTCAGACTTGGGTGCAGACCGTCCGACCCGAGTTGGAAAAAAAAGTCGCTCAGGGCGCAACCCTGGTCTTCGTTGACGAGAGTGGCTTCAGCCTGAAACCCACGGTCACGCGGACTTGGGCTCCACGTGGCCAGACTCCCATCATTCACGCCAAAGCCGGGTGGGACAAGCTCTCTACCCTGGGTGCAGTGACGACCCGTGGTCAATTTCTGCAGCACACCATACCAGGAGCCGTTCGAGGACCTCAGGTGCTGGCGTTCTTTGAACATCTGCTCCGACATATCAAAGGCGACTTGATCGTCGTCTTGGACAACGCTCGCATTCATCATACAAAGGCCCTCAGAGCCTTCGTTGAGCAGCAACAGCGTCTCACCATCCAGTACCTGCCCCCATATGCCCCGGAGCTCAACCCGATCGAGCACCTTTGGGCCTATGTCAAAGGGCACCTGCTCGGCAATTTCTGCCCCAAAGACCAGGGCGAATTGAAAGATCGCTTGAACTTCGCCTGGCGTCGCCTTCGCGCCTCACAACTCCCCGCCAAGCTCACCCATGCCTATTGCTCGTCTCAAACCTAA
- a CDS encoding TetR/AcrR family transcriptional regulator — MTDGLAITRRERHKQEKLTRIQDSAWRLFTEQGFEATTIRQIADQADVATGTVFSYAADKADLLLMVFHHAIARTRTHAFTPELFDHPLDQALFLVFQPFFELYRNHRGLASDFIRIVLFHQGPWRDREWQQVQEFLQQLGDHLQERQRRGELRTGVDMHAAAFSIFALYQATLVGWLTGGAPYEAAQQRFREVVELYQYALLNPPFTSRPG, encoded by the coding sequence GTGACTGACGGCCTGGCTATCACTCGGCGGGAACGGCACAAGCAGGAAAAACTGACCCGGATTCAGGACTCAGCCTGGCGGCTCTTCACCGAGCAGGGTTTTGAAGCAACGACCATCCGTCAGATCGCTGACCAGGCAGATGTCGCCACGGGAACGGTCTTCTCGTATGCTGCTGATAAGGCAGATCTGCTCCTGATGGTCTTTCATCACGCCATCGCGCGCACGCGTACGCACGCCTTCACGCCCGAACTCTTCGACCATCCCCTGGATCAAGCCCTGTTCCTGGTCTTCCAGCCCTTTTTTGAGCTTTACCGCAACCACAGGGGACTGGCTTCAGATTTCATCCGCATTGTGCTGTTCCATCAGGGACCCTGGCGGGACCGCGAGTGGCAACAGGTTCAGGAATTTCTGCAGCAACTTGGTGATCATCTTCAGGAGCGTCAACGCCGAGGGGAATTGAGGACAGGAGTGGACATGCATGCCGCCGCGTTCAGCATCTTTGCGCTTTATCAGGCCACCCTGGTAGGTTGGCTTACGGGAGGGGCGCCCTATGAAGCGGCCCAGCAGCGTTTCCGGGAAGTGGTTGAATTGTACCAGTATGCACTGCTGAACCCGCCCTTCACCAGCAGGCCTGGATGA
- a CDS encoding FAD-dependent monooxygenase, translating to MTRHVLIVGAGISGLTLAQALQQAGIQVTLIEKVAAFRPVGAGLILSVNALQVLQRLSLMEGLQDVGRQLTGAVLTDVLGRPLQTLHYPEYGSAVALHRADLQARLSHGLQQDIRFGTTVGAIRQRPGGVVVTLSDASVHSVDCVVGADGVHSAIRQLTFGDVGLRYAGYTSYRFVTQTEWEGTTAAEMWGRGRRLGLVPLSGNRVYCYVTANAREGATELVGNSVDALRALCRDFQGPALGMLKVLPATTPVIRTDIHEVNLNDWAQGHVALIGDAAHAMTPNLGQGAAMGIEDAFVLGRALASGRTVVEALKTYERLRQRRVRKIQLASRQMGLLGQLESPWLSTAARVLMRATPPALSQRATRALLTFPS from the coding sequence ATGACGCGGCACGTTCTGATTGTGGGCGCTGGGATCAGCGGCCTGACCTTGGCACAGGCCCTTCAGCAGGCTGGAATTCAGGTCACGCTGATTGAGAAAGTCGCTGCCTTCCGGCCCGTGGGGGCGGGCCTCATCCTGAGCGTCAATGCCCTGCAGGTCTTGCAGCGACTTTCCCTGATGGAGGGGCTGCAAGACGTCGGTCGGCAATTGACAGGTGCTGTACTGACCGACGTCCTGGGCCGTCCCCTCCAGACGCTTCACTATCCGGAATACGGGAGTGCTGTTGCCCTCCACCGGGCTGACCTCCAGGCGCGTCTCAGTCACGGCCTGCAGCAGGACATCCGATTTGGAACAACAGTGGGGGCCATACGGCAGCGTCCTGGAGGCGTCGTGGTGACGCTCAGCGATGCGAGTGTGCACTCGGTGGACTGCGTAGTGGGTGCCGACGGAGTGCACTCCGCGATCCGACAACTGACTTTTGGGGACGTCGGCCTCCGCTATGCCGGGTATACCAGCTATAGGTTCGTGACCCAGACAGAATGGGAGGGAACGACCGCGGCCGAGATGTGGGGCCGGGGCCGTCGATTGGGGTTGGTGCCCTTGAGCGGCAACCGCGTCTACTGCTATGTCACCGCAAATGCTCGGGAAGGAGCCACAGAGCTGGTCGGAAACAGTGTGGACGCGCTGCGGGCACTCTGCCGCGACTTTCAGGGTCCAGCCCTTGGGATGTTGAAAGTTCTTCCGGCGACCACGCCAGTTATCCGGACCGATATTCACGAGGTCAATCTGAACGACTGGGCTCAGGGTCACGTGGCCCTTATCGGAGACGCAGCCCACGCAATGACGCCAAACCTCGGTCAGGGAGCTGCCATGGGGATCGAGGACGCCTTCGTCCTGGGAAGGGCGTTGGCCTCAGGGCGTACGGTGGTTGAGGCTCTCAAGACGTACGAGCGTCTCCGCCAGCGCCGCGTAAGGAAGATTCAATTGGCATCTCGTCAGATGGGCCTGTTGGGACAACTGGAATCGCCCTGGCTCAGTACTGCAGCCAGAGTGCTGATGCGCGCCACACCGCCGGCACTCTCTCAGAGGGCCACCCGCGCCCTGCTGACCTTTCCAAGCTGA
- a CDS encoding transposase has product MAQQYGKTLVPISPFFPSSSLCHDCGSQNPAVKDLALRKWTCPNCGEIEVENCWQGFGRAAPADHADCGHPPGASVAAPD; this is encoded by the coding sequence GTGGCGCAACAGTATGGCAAAACCCTTGTCCCCATAAGCCCCTTCTTTCCCTCCTCGTCCCTTTGCCACGACTGCGGCTCCCAAAACCCCGCCGTAAAGGACTTGGCCCTGCGGAAATGGACATGCCCGAATTGCGGAGAGATAGAAGTGGAAAATTGCTGGCAAGGATTTGGGCGTGCTGCTCCAGCAGACCACGCGGACTGCGGCCATCCACCGGGCGCAAGTGTGGCCGCACCTGACTGA